In Pseudomonas abieticivorans, the genomic window CTGAGACCGGCCGCCCGCGCGGCCTATTCGCAAGCAAGCTTGCTCCCACATTGGCTGCAACGTGCCAATGTCTGCGGGAGCGGCGTTGAGCGCTTTTAAAGCACCGCAAATGGGCCTGCGATACCTCCAAAACCGGCAACGCCTCCCTACCAGAATGCGGCACGTTGCAACCAATGTGGGAGCAAGCTTGCTTGCGATAGGCCGCGCGGGCGGCCGGTCTCAGCATCACTTGAATCCAAAGCCCAGCCAATCCCATCCCATCCTCCCCCCCTCAGCGCCCCCCCGCCTGCACCAACAACCAATCAAACAACTCAACCAACCCCGCCGACGCCTTGGCCCGTTGCGGGTACACCAGGTAGTACCCCAACCCGGTACGCACTTTCAGGTCGAACGGCATGGCCAGTTGGCCGTTGGCCAGGTCTTCGGCGATCAGGGCCCAGTCACCGATGGCCACGCCCGTGCCGTGGGTGGCCACTGACATGGCCAGGTCCAGGGTTTCGAAGTGCTGGCCCTTGCTGACATTGCCCAGGGTGCCGCCGGCGGCCTTGAGCCAGGTTTCCCAGTCGGTGTCTTCGCGGGTGGGATGCAGCAGCATGTGGTGCTCAAGGTCGGCAACGCATTTGAGCGGGGTGGGGCCCTTGAGCAGTTGCGGTGCGCACACCGGTGTCAGTTGCTCGTCGAACAGGTGCCGCGCGACCATCCCGGTGCCGGGTGGTGGGCCGTAGATGATCGCCGCGCCAAAGTCCTCGCGGCGAAAGTCCACGCCGTGTTGCACCGTGGTGGTCAGCTCCACCGGCACATCCGGGCGCTCGGCCTGCCAGCGCATCAGGCGTGGCCATAGCCAGCGCATCACGCAGGTCGGCGCCTTGAGCTGGATAGCCTCGCTGGCCTGTTCCAGGTCGTCCACTGCCTCTGTGATCAGGGCAAACACCTGCTGCATTTTCGGGAACAACTCACGGCCCTGGGGCGTCAGGCTCAGGCCGCGCGCCTGGCGCACGAACAGCGGGTAGCCCAGGTGGCTTTCCAACCCGGCGATCTGCCGGCTCACGGCGCCTTGGGTGATGTGCAGTTGCTGCGCCGCGCGGGTGAAATTGCAGCACTGGGCCGTGACCACGAAGGTGTGCAGGGCGGGCAGGGGAGGGAGACGTTTCATCGTGCTTAAGCCATGACGTGAAGACATGCCTAGTATGACGATTTTTGGTTTGTGCAGGTTACCGCCCGACGGTTCCAATGCAGCCTGATACCAGAATTACAAAGGCATTGGATCATGGCGACGTGTGGCGAAGTATTGGTAAAACTCCTTGAAGGCTATGCTGTAGACCAAGT contains:
- a CDS encoding LysR substrate-binding domain-containing protein produces the protein MKRLPPLPALHTFVVTAQCCNFTRAAQQLHITQGAVSRQIAGLESHLGYPLFVRQARGLSLTPQGRELFPKMQQVFALITEAVDDLEQASEAIQLKAPTCVMRWLWPRLMRWQAERPDVPVELTTTVQHGVDFRREDFGAAIIYGPPPGTGMVARHLFDEQLTPVCAPQLLKGPTPLKCVADLEHHMLLHPTREDTDWETWLKAAGGTLGNVSKGQHFETLDLAMSVATHGTGVAIGDWALIAEDLANGQLAMPFDLKVRTGLGYYLVYPQRAKASAGLVELFDWLLVQAGGR